A genomic region of Aspergillus oryzae RIB40 DNA, chromosome 1 contains the following coding sequences:
- a CDS encoding Zn(II)2Cys6 transcription factor domain-containing protein (predicted protein), which yields MVFCGKPSKGCGECRSRKIRCDQARPTCSQCIKGNRVCPGYRDELSLMFRDESQQVVRKAKAGNAGRRARKAPKSTRMLSPSGSSPQGTTTSSSLASDISDFNDLSDLYPSPPAAQQVTGPISPKIAPPPSYQFTEDEAVCFFLRFNAWPGACWIMEFSPDFFVIPEVTLSQQAMKASLVAVGTAMLSRIRQDGPLKIAAEKEYGNALNLMYTAVMDEEEAKSNPTLGAVLLLAIFEVNHTRLLPLTH from the coding sequence ATGGTCTTTTGCGGGAAACCGAGCAAAGGCTGCGGTGAATGCCGATCGCGAAAGATCCGTTGCGACCAGGCCCGGCCAACATGCTCCCAGTGTATCAAGGGAAACCGCGTGTGTCCCGGATATAGAGATGAATTGTCGTTAATGTTCCGTGATGAAAGCCAACAGGTCGTCCGGAAGGCCAAAGCCGGTAACGCCGGACGACGGGCTAGAAAGGCCCCTAAATCCACGCGCATGCTTTCCCCAAGCGGGAGTAGCCCTCAAGGGACCACCACGTCTTCGTCCCTGGCAAGTGACATATCGGATTTCAACGATCTTTCCGATTTGTATCCATCGCCACCGGCGGCACAGCAAGTCACCGGCCCCATATCCCCGAAAATTGCACCTCCTCCATCATACCAATTCACCGAAGATGAAGCCGTGTGCTTTTTCCTTCGCTTTAACGCGTGGCCCGGGGCCTGTTGGATAATGGAATTCTCACCGGATTTCTTCGTGATTCCAGAGGTGACTCTCAGCCAGCAGGCAATGAAGGCGAGCCTTGTTGCGGTCGGGACTGCCATGCTTTCGCGTATCCGACAAGATGGACCTCTGAAGATTGCTGCGGAGAAAGAATATGGCAATGCTTTGAATCTGATGTATACCGCtgtgatggatgaagaggaggccaAGTCCAATCCAACCCTCGGTGCGGTTCTGTTACTGGCTATCTTTGAGGTAAATCACActcgtcttcttcccctcactCACTAG